The Ahaetulla prasina isolate Xishuangbanna chromosome 3, ASM2864084v1, whole genome shotgun sequence genome window below encodes:
- the LOC131195597 gene encoding protein zyg-11 homolog B-like isoform X1, with protein MVRFLQIRQRAPLPLCGNCPAVQAEASPYSLVDICLNVLVADLAKFCTERPDGSLCLKESQRLPQEVADRLLQTMAYQELLNDGTVGIFQGNQTRLKQACIRKAKISAQSFKKAFCHHKLVQLDAAGMNETVTIADVVSGLGSSKWIQNNLQCLVLDSLTLFPTNSCERYFSQFHGLRSLSITNVLFGDEHLADVATLPRLESLNISNTSVKNISALLTCRNHLKSLTMYNSKCLKMPTPKFLDVIRGLKYLVHLDISDDQHSGSEIAFCLLNQKDILPNLVSLDISGNKSITDEAVEAFVRQRPRMHFIGLLGTAAGFTEFLSGQGSLKVSGGENEMQIFEALKRYNERPVFVKEAFFHLFLQTCFMKITKPEILKLVIIGMKNHPLDLAVQLTASSCVLNLTRQGLAASVPVRLLSSVIQLLLKAMETFPEQRQLQKNCLLSLSSVRILQDVPFNRFVAAKFVVQWLCNQENQHIQRIAVNVISILGLKLSDEQAAQLSAEFYIVVGKLLEIIEQKTNQTELDATFHFTLRALWNLTDEAPTICAHFMDHRGLDLFLKVLEIFSSDSSIQRKALGLLNNVAEVRELHPRLMQKDFVDHVSELLNSAEIEVSYFAAGIMANLISRGEEAWTLCQKLRSSLIEKLHSTLLKWPTPECKMIALPAYRSLKPFYPLLDCFTLPGVQIWAAWAILHVCCKTPAKYCAMLIQENGLQHLYNIKENNQSDPDVRYLITKILSYVETHVKYYGKPKHLKELQGHSD; from the exons ATGGTTCGCTTCCTGCAGATCCGCCAACGAGCCCCGCTCCCCCTTTGTGGAAACTGTCCGGCTGTGCAG GCAGAAGCTTCTCCATACTCTCTAGTTGACATCTGCTTGAATGTCTTGGTTGCTGATCTGGCAAAATTCTGTACAGAAAGGCCAGATGGATCACTGTGCTTGAAAGAATCTCAGAGGCTTCCACAAGAAGTAGCTGATCGATTGCTGCAAACAATGGCTTATCAAG agttgttaaatgatgGTACTGTGGGCATTTTCCAAGGCAACCAAACCCGTTTGAAGCAAGCTTGCATCCGCAAAGCGAAAATCTCAGCCCAGTCCTTCAAGAAGGCGTTCTGCCATCATAAACTAGTACAGCTGGATGCTGCAGGAATGAATGAAACTGTTACCATTGCAGATGTTGTGAGTGGATTGGGAAGCAGTAAATGGATCCAGAACAATCTCCAGTGCCTTGTCTTGGACTCATTAACTCTTTTTCCTACAAATTCGTGTGAAAGATATTTTAGTCAGTTCCACGGCCTTCGTTCTTTGAGTATTACAAATGTGTTGTTCGGGGATGAACATCTAGCAGACGTTGCTACCCTGCCAAGATTAGAAAgcttgaacatatccaacacttcTGTTAAAAACATATCTGCACTCCTCACCTGCAGGAATCATCTGAAATCTCTAACTATGTACAATTCGAAATGTTTGAAAATGCCTACCCCAAAATTCTTAGATGTCATAAGAGGACTAAAGTATCTGGTTCACCTTGACATCTCAGACGATCAGCATTCTGGATCCGAGATTGCCTTTTGTTTGCTAAATCAAAAAGACATTCTGCCTAATCTTGTATCGTTGGACATTTCAGGGAACAAATCTATTACTGATGAAGCCGTAGAAGCGTTTGTCAGACAGCGGCCGCGAATGCACTTTATAGGTTTGTTAGGCACAGCAGCTGGATtcacagagttcctttcaggacAGGGAAGCTTGAAG GTATCAGGAGGAGAAAATGAAATGCAGATTTTCGAAGCTCTGAAACGCTATAACGAAAGGCCAGTATTTGTGAAGGAGGCCTTCTTCCATCTTTTTCTGCAAACCTGTTTTATGAAAATTACAAAGCCTGAAATTTTAAAG CTTGTgattattggaatgaagaatcacCCTTTGGATTTGGCAGTACAGTTGACTGCTAGTTCCTGTGTCCTTAATTTAACTAGGCAAGGCCTAGCAGCAAGCGTTCCTGTTCGTCTGCTCTCCAGTGTAATTCAGCTGCTTCTTAAAGCCATGGAAACATTCCCTGAACAACGGCAG CTCCAGAAGAATTGCCTCCTTTCATTATCTAGTGTCCGGATCCTCCAGGATGTTCCATTTAATAG GTTTGTGGCTGCCAAATTTGTTGTTCAGTGGCTTTGTAATCAGGAGAATCAACATATACAAAGAATTGCAGTTAATGTAATCTCTATTCTGGGACTTAAG CTTTCAGATGAGCAAGCAGCACAACTTTCTGCAGAATTCTACATTGTTGTTGGG aaACTGCTTGAAATAATTGAACAAAAAACAAATCAGACTGAATTAGATGCAACTTTCCATTTTACACTTCGTGCGCTTTGGAATCTCACAGATGAAGCTCCAACTATATGTGCACACTTTATGGACCACAGAGGACtggatcttttcttgaaagttttaGAG aTTTTTTCTTCTGATTCATCTATACAACGCAAAGCTCTTGGCCTCCTG AACAACGTGGCGGAAGTGAGAGAGCTGCATCCCAGGCTAATGCAGAAGGACTTTGTGGATCATGTCAGTGAACTTCTGAACAGTGCTGAGATAGAAGTCAGCTATTTTGCAGCTGGGATTATGGCCAATTTGATATCTAGAGGTGAAGAAGCCTGGACATTGTGTCAAAAACTGAGAAGCTCTCTTATTGAAAAGCTG CATTCAACCCTTTTGAAGTGGCCAACACCAGAATGCAAGATGATAGCACTGCCAGCTTATAG GTCCCTCAAGCCATTTTACCCACTGCTTGACTGCTTTACATTACCTGGAGTACAGATCTGGGCTGCGTGGGCTATTCTGCATGTCTGCTGCAAAACCC CTGCCAAATACTGTGCAATGTTAATACAAGAGAATGGACTCCAGCACTTATATAATATCAAAGAAAACAACCAGAGTGATCCTGATGTCCGGTATTTAATAACTAAGATATTAAGTTATGTGGAAACTCATGTGAAGTATTACGGGAAGCCTAAACATCTAAAAGAGCTACAAGGCCATTCAGATTGA
- the LOC131195597 gene encoding protein zyg-11 homolog B-like isoform X2 — protein sequence MVRFLQIRQRAPLPLCGNCPAVQAEASPYSLVDICLNVLVADLAKFCTERPDGSLCLKESQRLPQEVADRLLQTMAYQELLNDGTVGIFQGNQTRLKQACIRKAKISAQSFKKAFCHHKLVQLDAAGMNETVTIADVVSGLGSSKWIQNNLQCLVLDSLTLFPTNSCERYFSQFHGLRSLSITNVLFGDEHLADVATLPRLESLNISNTSVKNISALLTCRNHLKSLTMYNSKCLKMPTPKFLDVIRGLKYLVHLDISDDQHSGSEIAFCLLNQKDILPNLVSLDISGNKSITDEAVEAFVRQRPRMHFIGLLGTAAGFTEFLSGQGSLKVSGGENEMQIFEALKRYNERPVFVKEAFFHLFLQTCFMKITKPEILKLVIIGMKNHPLDLAVQLTASSCVLNLTRQGLAASVPVRLLSSVIQLLLKAMETFPEQRQLQKNCLLSLSSVRILQDVPFNRFVAAKFVVQWLCNQENQHIQRIAVNVISILGLKLSDEQAAQLSAEFYIVVGKLLEIIEQKTNQTELDATFHFTLRALWNLTDEAPTICAHFMDHRGLDLFLKVLEIFSSDSSIQRKALGLLNNVAEVRELHPRLMQKDFVDHVSELLNSAEIEVSYFAAGIMANLISRAFNPFEVANTRMQDDSTASL from the exons ATGGTTCGCTTCCTGCAGATCCGCCAACGAGCCCCGCTCCCCCTTTGTGGAAACTGTCCGGCTGTGCAG GCAGAAGCTTCTCCATACTCTCTAGTTGACATCTGCTTGAATGTCTTGGTTGCTGATCTGGCAAAATTCTGTACAGAAAGGCCAGATGGATCACTGTGCTTGAAAGAATCTCAGAGGCTTCCACAAGAAGTAGCTGATCGATTGCTGCAAACAATGGCTTATCAAG agttgttaaatgatgGTACTGTGGGCATTTTCCAAGGCAACCAAACCCGTTTGAAGCAAGCTTGCATCCGCAAAGCGAAAATCTCAGCCCAGTCCTTCAAGAAGGCGTTCTGCCATCATAAACTAGTACAGCTGGATGCTGCAGGAATGAATGAAACTGTTACCATTGCAGATGTTGTGAGTGGATTGGGAAGCAGTAAATGGATCCAGAACAATCTCCAGTGCCTTGTCTTGGACTCATTAACTCTTTTTCCTACAAATTCGTGTGAAAGATATTTTAGTCAGTTCCACGGCCTTCGTTCTTTGAGTATTACAAATGTGTTGTTCGGGGATGAACATCTAGCAGACGTTGCTACCCTGCCAAGATTAGAAAgcttgaacatatccaacacttcTGTTAAAAACATATCTGCACTCCTCACCTGCAGGAATCATCTGAAATCTCTAACTATGTACAATTCGAAATGTTTGAAAATGCCTACCCCAAAATTCTTAGATGTCATAAGAGGACTAAAGTATCTGGTTCACCTTGACATCTCAGACGATCAGCATTCTGGATCCGAGATTGCCTTTTGTTTGCTAAATCAAAAAGACATTCTGCCTAATCTTGTATCGTTGGACATTTCAGGGAACAAATCTATTACTGATGAAGCCGTAGAAGCGTTTGTCAGACAGCGGCCGCGAATGCACTTTATAGGTTTGTTAGGCACAGCAGCTGGATtcacagagttcctttcaggacAGGGAAGCTTGAAG GTATCAGGAGGAGAAAATGAAATGCAGATTTTCGAAGCTCTGAAACGCTATAACGAAAGGCCAGTATTTGTGAAGGAGGCCTTCTTCCATCTTTTTCTGCAAACCTGTTTTATGAAAATTACAAAGCCTGAAATTTTAAAG CTTGTgattattggaatgaagaatcacCCTTTGGATTTGGCAGTACAGTTGACTGCTAGTTCCTGTGTCCTTAATTTAACTAGGCAAGGCCTAGCAGCAAGCGTTCCTGTTCGTCTGCTCTCCAGTGTAATTCAGCTGCTTCTTAAAGCCATGGAAACATTCCCTGAACAACGGCAG CTCCAGAAGAATTGCCTCCTTTCATTATCTAGTGTCCGGATCCTCCAGGATGTTCCATTTAATAG GTTTGTGGCTGCCAAATTTGTTGTTCAGTGGCTTTGTAATCAGGAGAATCAACATATACAAAGAATTGCAGTTAATGTAATCTCTATTCTGGGACTTAAG CTTTCAGATGAGCAAGCAGCACAACTTTCTGCAGAATTCTACATTGTTGTTGGG aaACTGCTTGAAATAATTGAACAAAAAACAAATCAGACTGAATTAGATGCAACTTTCCATTTTACACTTCGTGCGCTTTGGAATCTCACAGATGAAGCTCCAACTATATGTGCACACTTTATGGACCACAGAGGACtggatcttttcttgaaagttttaGAG aTTTTTTCTTCTGATTCATCTATACAACGCAAAGCTCTTGGCCTCCTG AACAACGTGGCGGAAGTGAGAGAGCTGCATCCCAGGCTAATGCAGAAGGACTTTGTGGATCATGTCAGTGAACTTCTGAACAGTGCTGAGATAGAAGTCAGCTATTTTGCAGCTGGGATTATGGCCAATTTGATATCTAGAG CATTCAACCCTTTTGAAGTGGCCAACACCAGAATGCAAGATGATAGCACTGCCAGCTTATAG